In Acanthopagrus latus isolate v.2019 chromosome 16, fAcaLat1.1, whole genome shotgun sequence, one DNA window encodes the following:
- the LOC119005232 gene encoding pituitary tumor-transforming gene 1 protein-interacting protein-like has protein sequence MDSRILILALLLVVGLATVFCQTPAPGIACEAKNGTSCEQCLNNVTCLWCIKTKSCITYPVRTILPPHSLCPLNDARWGLCWMNFQALIITLAVVGGIIIIAALVCLFCCCKCENFGSKRFEAKMQRQANKTNTKQEERKAEMKQRHEEIRKKYGLSGANPYSKFA, from the exons ATGGATTCGCGGATTTTAATCCTTGCTCTCCTGCTTGTCGTCGGTTTGGCGACAGTTTTCTGTCAGACTCCCGCACCTGGCATAG CTTGCGAGGCGAAGAATGGGACAAGCTGTGAGCAATGTCTCAACAACGTGACG TGCTTGTGGTGTATCAAAACCAAGTCGTGTATTACATATCCAGTGAGGACCATCCTTCCACCACATTCACTCTGCCCACTGAATGATGCACGCTGGGGTCTCTGCTGGA tgaacTTCCAGGCGTTGATAATCACCCTGGCTGTGGTTGGTgggatcatcatcatcgccgCCCTGGTCTgcctgttctgctgctgcaagTGCGAGAACTTTGG ATCCAAAAGGTTCGAGGCCAAGATGCAGAGGCAGGCCAACAAGACGAATACCAAGCAGGAAGAAAG GAAGGCAGAGATGAAACAGAGACACGAGGAAATCAGGAAGAAATATG gtctaAGTGGAGCAAATCCATACTCCAAATTTGCATGA